The following proteins come from a genomic window of Nitrospirota bacterium:
- a CDS encoding site-specific integrase: protein MGIYKKGNVYWMIKQYNGKKVERTLDTGIKRVAEERYSKIVSEIVGGSYFQKPKEFTISYLMEKYAEDRAMTKASNTLARDRSLREHITNYFGSYLLAEVTPEMVSDYRRKRYAEKKTVATVNRELAFLRNAYNIAIRHYKWCFVNPVSSVKFDRERNQRDRWLTSEDEKNLFSHLKGRLVDIVSLVLNTGLRQDEVLSLIRSNVDLFRKTITVKGKGDKVRTIPLNAVALDILKARMKTHHIHSELVFPSATGTKIMRQRLVRAFTKAAKDSGLQDFHFHDLRHTFATRLAQAGVDLYKIAKLLGHNDVSTTQRYAHHCPESLRSSVDVLTEYYNSTTVRSNAEEGPVHASA, encoded by the coding sequence ATGGGCATCTATAAAAAAGGCAACGTCTACTGGATGATAAAGCAGTACAACGGCAAAAAAGTTGAACGCACACTTGACACAGGTATCAAGAGAGTTGCAGAAGAGAGATACTCGAAAATTGTGTCAGAGATTGTCGGCGGGAGCTACTTTCAAAAACCAAAGGAGTTCACTATTTCATATTTGATGGAGAAATACGCGGAAGATCGGGCAATGACCAAGGCGAGCAATACTCTTGCACGAGACAGGAGCTTGCGTGAACACATCACCAACTATTTCGGCTCATATCTTCTCGCCGAGGTAACACCTGAGATGGTTTCAGATTACCGCCGAAAGAGGTATGCCGAGAAGAAAACCGTAGCCACGGTAAACCGGGAACTCGCATTCCTGCGGAACGCTTACAACATCGCCATCAGACATTACAAATGGTGTTTCGTTAATCCCGTATCCTCTGTCAAGTTTGACAGGGAGAGGAACCAGCGGGACCGCTGGCTGACATCAGAAGATGAAAAGAATCTCTTTTCCCATCTCAAGGGCAGGCTCGTCGATATTGTCAGTCTTGTTCTTAATACAGGACTTCGACAGGATGAGGTACTCAGTCTCATACGTTCCAACGTAGATCTCTTCAGGAAGACAATCACTGTCAAGGGTAAAGGCGATAAGGTCAGGACGATCCCACTGAATGCTGTTGCTCTTGACATCCTCAAGGCAAGGATGAAGACACATCACATTCATAGCGAGCTTGTGTTTCCGAGCGCAACCGGGACAAAGATTATGAGGCAGCGCCTCGTAAGGGCATTCACCAAAGCGGCGAAAGACTCTGGTCTTCAGGATTTCCACTTCCACGACCTGCGGCACACTTTCGCAACGAGGCTCGCGCAGGCCGGCGTGGATCTTTACAAAATCGCGAAACTTCTGGGACACAATGATGTATCGACAACCCAGCGATATGCACATCATTGTCCGGAAAGTTTACGGAGCAGCGTGGATGTCCTGACAGAGTACTACAATTCTACTACAGTGAGGTCAAATGCTGAAGAGGGACCAGTTCATGCGTCAGCGTAA
- a CDS encoding helix-turn-helix domain-containing protein → MNKSTLPLQNTTGKLLTAEQVAEIICCSPKTIYSWAELGHIPSIKIGIGRKSLLRFDSEEVYAWLQFWKAETAKRYNSGAGTVAGARKGGQ, encoded by the coding sequence TTGAATAAATCTACTCTCCCTCTACAGAACACCACAGGAAAGCTTCTCACCGCCGAGCAGGTTGCTGAAATTATCTGCTGTTCACCGAAGACAATTTATAGCTGGGCAGAACTCGGACATATCCCATCCATAAAAATAGGGATAGGGCGGAAATCCCTTCTTCGCTTCGACTCAGAAGAAGTTTATGCCTGGCTGCAATTCTGGAAAGCGGAAACAGCAAAAAGGTATAATTCGGGTGCTGGAACTGTTGCCGGTGCCCGGAAAGGAGGACAGTAA